The Herbiconiux sp. SALV-R1 nucleotide sequence CTGAGCACCTCCCGCTCGGGCGCGGCTGTCGTGTCGGCGGTGTCGGTCTCGCTCATGCGACAACTCTATTGGGTGCACGAATGCCCTAACATCCGATCATGACGTCGACACTGCGCGGCTCGATCGGCATCACCGCCTCCCTCATCGGCTTCCTCGCGCTGGTCGAGGTGACCAGCGGCATCATCCAGGGCTTCTACGTTCCGCTCATCCCCGACCTGGTCGACCACCTCGGCATCGTCGATGCCGACTTCAACTGGTTCGAGGCCGCGCAGCTGCTGCTCTCGGCCATCGTGGTGCCGGTGCTGGCGAAGCTCGGCGACATGGTCGGCCATAAACGGATGCTGCTGGTGGCCACCGTGGTGACAGCCGGCGCCAGCTGGTGGCTGGTCGCCGCAGGCGACTTCACGAGCTTCCTCATCGCTTGGGCGCTGCAGGGCTTCTACGTGGTGTGGCTGCCGCTCGAGGTCGCCCTCATCTTCGATCGCGGGAGGCGCAGTGGCCGCGGCGCCTCGCAGACCCGGCGCGCAGCCGGCCTCCTCGTCGTCGCCCTCGAGGCCGGAGCCATCGCGGGTGCACTGGCGAGCGGCCGGGTGCTCGACGCCTTCGGCGGCGACGTCGCCCTCACCCTCATGGTGCCGGCGATCGCCGTGACTCTGGTGTTCTTCGTCATCCTGGTCGGCGTGCCCGAGTCGACCCCCTCGCCCGGGCGGCGGCTCGACATCGTCGGGTTCACGCTGCTCACCCTGGCGCTCCTCCTCGTCACGAGCGGCCTCACCTTCGTGCGCATCAACGGGCCGGAGACCTGGTGGGTGTGGCTGCTGGTCGCCGCCGGCGTGCTGGCCTTCCTGCCGTTCGGGGCGTGGGAGCTGCGCTCCCCCGACCCCGCCATCGACCTGCGCATGCTGCGCCGCCCCACCATGTGGCCGGTGCAGCTCACGGCGGGCCTCATCGGCATCAGCCTGCTCGGCGCGCAGGCGCCCCTCAGCACCTTCG carries:
- a CDS encoding MFS transporter, whose protein sequence is MTSTLRGSIGITASLIGFLALVEVTSGIIQGFYVPLIPDLVDHLGIVDADFNWFEAAQLLLSAIVVPVLAKLGDMVGHKRMLLVATVVTAGASWWLVAAGDFTSFLIAWALQGFYVVWLPLEVALIFDRGRRSGRGASQTRRAAGLLVVALEAGAIAGALASGRVLDAFGGDVALTLMVPAIAVTLVFFVILVGVPESTPSPGRRLDIVGFTLLTLALLLVTSGLTFVRINGPETWWVWLLVAAGVLAFLPFGAWELRSPDPAIDLRMLRRPTMWPVQLTAGLIGISLLGAQAPLSTFAGTDPVNGYGLGLDATAISNLIGLYLVSMIVGALLFPVVSNLTTPRITLIGAAALVGVGYALFLPFHVETWQVFVNMAVAGVGSGALVGAMPAAAAAAAPLGQTGIASALTNTTKTIGGSFASAVFGVVLFQGAASAVTATASSLSGYMTVWAVCAGGAFVAAVMLLFVPKLAFGDPQQPAPALPTP